One genomic segment of Cottoperca gobio chromosome 21, fCotGob3.1, whole genome shotgun sequence includes these proteins:
- the pla1a gene encoding phospholipase A1 member A isoform X3, which yields MSRTHRRILLCVWIFCITSLVVGVEDIQREDECADLNTTTWMEYRQQRVKLRVQYLLLTRRNMDCAEMFDQESLTETQLRPSYFNISRPTKVIIHGYRALGSKPSWVKQLTRALLGAQDVNVLVVDWVYGASFAYNLVVENYKEVAVQISVLINQLQKHGCKLESFHFIGVSLGAHVAGFVGTLFDGKIGRITGLDPAGPMFKGADTFDRLDPSDALFVDAIHTDSDYFGISIPVGHVDFFLNGGKDQTGCARSRFASILVYFPVYGYVICDHMRALHVYMSALNSSCPLVGIPCFSYEDFLQGRCLDCDVFKGTCPTIAHHILLQMEVSPLDKSAEVEVTLTTESLGTEQRLRLQKDTTVYRTVLSHPVALCEIDTITLKNTGARFYRQGDIHVKSVCLSEFPSLRREQPLCVNNIGISRGAPWSHDFVQVCDTF from the exons ATGTCTCGGACGCACAGAAGgatcctcctgtgtgtttggaTATTCTGCATCACATCACTGGTGGTGG GTGTGGAGGATATTCAGAGAGAGGATGAGTGCGCTGACCTCAACACCACCACCTGGATGGAGTACCGGCAGCAGAGAGTCAAGCTGCGGGTTCAGTACCTGCTGCTGACCAGGAGGAACATGGACTGTGCAGAAATGTTCGACCAGGAGTCTCTGACTGAAACACAGCTGCGGCCGTCTTACTTCAACATCTCCCGGCCGACAAAGGTCATCATCCACGGGTACAG GGCTCTGGGCAGTAAGCCGTCCTGGGTGAAGCAGCTGACCCGGGCCCTGCTCGGTGCGCAGGATGTGAACGTGCTGGTGGTGGACTGGGTCTACGGCGCCTCCTTCGCCTACAACCTGGTGGTGGAGAACTACAAGGAGGTGGCTGTGCAGATCTCTGTCCTCATCAACCAGCTGCAG AAACATGGATGCAAACTGGAGTCCTTCCACTTCATCGGGGTCAGTCTCGGGGCGCACGTTGCTGGTTTTGTGGGGACGCTTTTTGACGGGAAGATAGGACGAATCACAG GTCTTGATCCGGCTGGTCCCATGTTTAAAGGAGCCGACACCTTCGACCGGCTGGACCCGTCTGACGCTCTGTTTGTCGACGCCATCCACACAGACTCCGACT ATTTTGGGATCTCCATCCCTGTCGGTCACGTGGACTTCTTTCTGAACGGAGGGAAAGACCAGACTGGATGCGCTCGCTCCAGGTTTGCTTCAA ttCTTGTCTACTTCCCAGTGTATGGTTATGTGATATGTGACCACATGAGGGCGCTGCATGTCTACATGAGCGCGCTGAACAGCTCGTGCCCGTTAGTGGGGATCCCGTGCTTCAGCTATGAAGACTTCCTGCAGGGACGCTGCTTGGACTGTGACGTCTTCAAGGGCACGTGTCCAACTATAG CTCACCACATCCTGCTGCAGATGGAGGTTTCTCCTCTGGATAAGAGCGCTGAGGTGGAGGTGACACTGACGACCGAGAGCCTGGGAACAGAGCAGAGGCTCCGGCT tCAGAAAGATACGACGGTGTACAGGACGGTGTTGTCTCACCCTGTCGCTCTGTGTGAGATCGACACCATCACGTTGAAGAACACCGGAGCTCGCTTCTACAGACAGGGAGACATCCACGTCaagtctgtctgcctctccgAGTTCCCCTCACTCAG GCGAGAGCAGCCGCTGTGTGTGAACAACATCGGTATCAGCCGAGGAGCTCCGTGGTCACATGACtttgtgcaggtgtgtgacACCTTCTAA
- the pla1a gene encoding phospholipase A1 member A isoform X1, whose translation MSRTHRRILLCVWIFCITSLVVGVEDIQREDECADLNTTTWMEYRQQRVKLRVQYLLLTRRNMDCAEMFDQESLTETQLRPSYFNISRPTKVIIHGYRALGSKPSWVKQLTRALLGAQDVNVLVVDWVYGASFAYNLVVENYKEVAVQISVLINQLQKHGCKLESFHFIGVSLGAHVAGFVGTLFDGKIGRITGLDPAGPMFKGADTFDRLDPSDALFVDAIHTDSDYFGISIPVGHVDFFLNGGKDQTGCARSRFASILVYFPVYGYVICDHMRALHVYMSALNSSCPLVGIPCFSYEDFLQGRCLDCDVFKGTCPTIGLSENSGIAISSVHKEQKLFLLTTSSAPFCSHHILLQMEVSPLDKSAEVEVTLTTESLGTEQRLRLQKDTTVYRTVLSHPVALCEIDTITLKNTGARFYRQGDIHVKSVCLSEFPSLRREQPLCVNNIGISRGAPWSHDFVQVCDTF comes from the exons ATGTCTCGGACGCACAGAAGgatcctcctgtgtgtttggaTATTCTGCATCACATCACTGGTGGTGG GTGTGGAGGATATTCAGAGAGAGGATGAGTGCGCTGACCTCAACACCACCACCTGGATGGAGTACCGGCAGCAGAGAGTCAAGCTGCGGGTTCAGTACCTGCTGCTGACCAGGAGGAACATGGACTGTGCAGAAATGTTCGACCAGGAGTCTCTGACTGAAACACAGCTGCGGCCGTCTTACTTCAACATCTCCCGGCCGACAAAGGTCATCATCCACGGGTACAG GGCTCTGGGCAGTAAGCCGTCCTGGGTGAAGCAGCTGACCCGGGCCCTGCTCGGTGCGCAGGATGTGAACGTGCTGGTGGTGGACTGGGTCTACGGCGCCTCCTTCGCCTACAACCTGGTGGTGGAGAACTACAAGGAGGTGGCTGTGCAGATCTCTGTCCTCATCAACCAGCTGCAG AAACATGGATGCAAACTGGAGTCCTTCCACTTCATCGGGGTCAGTCTCGGGGCGCACGTTGCTGGTTTTGTGGGGACGCTTTTTGACGGGAAGATAGGACGAATCACAG GTCTTGATCCGGCTGGTCCCATGTTTAAAGGAGCCGACACCTTCGACCGGCTGGACCCGTCTGACGCTCTGTTTGTCGACGCCATCCACACAGACTCCGACT ATTTTGGGATCTCCATCCCTGTCGGTCACGTGGACTTCTTTCTGAACGGAGGGAAAGACCAGACTGGATGCGCTCGCTCCAGGTTTGCTTCAA ttCTTGTCTACTTCCCAGTGTATGGTTATGTGATATGTGACCACATGAGGGCGCTGCATGTCTACATGAGCGCGCTGAACAGCTCGTGCCCGTTAGTGGGGATCCCGTGCTTCAGCTATGAAGACTTCCTGCAGGGACGCTGCTTGGACTGTGACGTCTTCAAGGGCACGTGTCCAACTATAG gtttATCAGAAAACAGTGGGATAGCCATATCTTCAGTTCACAAAGAGCAGAAGCTTTTCCTCCTCACGACTTCTTCAGCACCTTTTTGTT CTCACCACATCCTGCTGCAGATGGAGGTTTCTCCTCTGGATAAGAGCGCTGAGGTGGAGGTGACACTGACGACCGAGAGCCTGGGAACAGAGCAGAGGCTCCGGCT tCAGAAAGATACGACGGTGTACAGGACGGTGTTGTCTCACCCTGTCGCTCTGTGTGAGATCGACACCATCACGTTGAAGAACACCGGAGCTCGCTTCTACAGACAGGGAGACATCCACGTCaagtctgtctgcctctccgAGTTCCCCTCACTCAG GCGAGAGCAGCCGCTGTGTGTGAACAACATCGGTATCAGCCGAGGAGCTCCGTGGTCACATGACtttgtgcaggtgtgtgacACCTTCTAA
- the pla1a gene encoding phospholipase A1 member A isoform X2 — MSRTHRRILLCVWIFCITSLVVGVEDIQREDECADLNTTTWMEYRQQRVKLRVQYLLLTRRNMDCAEMFDQESLTETQLRPSYFNISRPTKVIIHGYRALGSKPSWVKQLTRALLGAQDVNVLVVDWVYGASFAYNLVVENYKEVAVQISVLINQLQKHGCKLESFHFIGVSLGAHVAGFVGTLFDGKIGRITGLDPAGPMFKGADTFDRLDPSDALFVDAIHTDSDYFGISIPVGHVDFFLNGGKDQTGCARSRFASMYGYVICDHMRALHVYMSALNSSCPLVGIPCFSYEDFLQGRCLDCDVFKGTCPTIGLSENSGIAISSVHKEQKLFLLTTSSAPFCSHHILLQMEVSPLDKSAEVEVTLTTESLGTEQRLRLQKDTTVYRTVLSHPVALCEIDTITLKNTGARFYRQGDIHVKSVCLSEFPSLRREQPLCVNNIGISRGAPWSHDFVQVCDTF, encoded by the exons ATGTCTCGGACGCACAGAAGgatcctcctgtgtgtttggaTATTCTGCATCACATCACTGGTGGTGG GTGTGGAGGATATTCAGAGAGAGGATGAGTGCGCTGACCTCAACACCACCACCTGGATGGAGTACCGGCAGCAGAGAGTCAAGCTGCGGGTTCAGTACCTGCTGCTGACCAGGAGGAACATGGACTGTGCAGAAATGTTCGACCAGGAGTCTCTGACTGAAACACAGCTGCGGCCGTCTTACTTCAACATCTCCCGGCCGACAAAGGTCATCATCCACGGGTACAG GGCTCTGGGCAGTAAGCCGTCCTGGGTGAAGCAGCTGACCCGGGCCCTGCTCGGTGCGCAGGATGTGAACGTGCTGGTGGTGGACTGGGTCTACGGCGCCTCCTTCGCCTACAACCTGGTGGTGGAGAACTACAAGGAGGTGGCTGTGCAGATCTCTGTCCTCATCAACCAGCTGCAG AAACATGGATGCAAACTGGAGTCCTTCCACTTCATCGGGGTCAGTCTCGGGGCGCACGTTGCTGGTTTTGTGGGGACGCTTTTTGACGGGAAGATAGGACGAATCACAG GTCTTGATCCGGCTGGTCCCATGTTTAAAGGAGCCGACACCTTCGACCGGCTGGACCCGTCTGACGCTCTGTTTGTCGACGCCATCCACACAGACTCCGACT ATTTTGGGATCTCCATCCCTGTCGGTCACGTGGACTTCTTTCTGAACGGAGGGAAAGACCAGACTGGATGCGCTCGCTCCAGGTTTGCTTCAA TGTATGGTTATGTGATATGTGACCACATGAGGGCGCTGCATGTCTACATGAGCGCGCTGAACAGCTCGTGCCCGTTAGTGGGGATCCCGTGCTTCAGCTATGAAGACTTCCTGCAGGGACGCTGCTTGGACTGTGACGTCTTCAAGGGCACGTGTCCAACTATAG gtttATCAGAAAACAGTGGGATAGCCATATCTTCAGTTCACAAAGAGCAGAAGCTTTTCCTCCTCACGACTTCTTCAGCACCTTTTTGTT CTCACCACATCCTGCTGCAGATGGAGGTTTCTCCTCTGGATAAGAGCGCTGAGGTGGAGGTGACACTGACGACCGAGAGCCTGGGAACAGAGCAGAGGCTCCGGCT tCAGAAAGATACGACGGTGTACAGGACGGTGTTGTCTCACCCTGTCGCTCTGTGTGAGATCGACACCATCACGTTGAAGAACACCGGAGCTCGCTTCTACAGACAGGGAGACATCCACGTCaagtctgtctgcctctccgAGTTCCCCTCACTCAG GCGAGAGCAGCCGCTGTGTGTGAACAACATCGGTATCAGCCGAGGAGCTCCGTGGTCACATGACtttgtgcaggtgtgtgacACCTTCTAA
- the popdc2 gene encoding LOW QUALITY PROTEIN: popeye domain-containing 2 (The sequence of the model RefSeq protein was modified relative to this genomic sequence to represent the inferred CDS: inserted 2 bases in 1 codon), whose product MSTDNTTLLDSLFFPPLCDGWTNNTEGAIYHLGNTMLFLAYMGGSGAYGCLFIFGFLTPAYVCLTLWGWMTMCGLDVFTWNLLLLLACLTQICHLLYRLHQEGIRSEELTSLYQAVYLPLGVPVQVFKEIAGAFENKVVELKAGETYAVEGKTPIDQLSFLLSGRINVSLEGQFLHYIHRHQFLDSPEWESLRPTEEGKFQVTMTAEEDSRYIFWRRRRLYLVMSKHRYIARVFSVMLGYDIAEKLYNLNDKLYIKSGVLLDIRLPSLYHVLAPSSQSSDGGSSSDVKNQQQGDDPAPTYQMSNPAEFQXPSCRDQDTPAWMNPRRPSTTVISTPGRQTPSCPLVRTSTSLVLEDFADVAGSLTDYGSERDYLR is encoded by the exons ATGAGCACAGACAACACGACTCTGCTGGACAGCTTGTTCTTCCCCCCTCTCTGCGATGGATGGACCAACAACACAGAGGGAGCCATCTACCATTTGGGAAACACCATGCTGTTCCTGGCCTACATGGGGGGCAGCGGGGCCTACGGGTGCCTCTTTATCTTCGGTTTCCTGACTCCCGCCTACGTGTGCTTGACCCTTTGGGGCTGGATGACCATGTGCGGCCTGGACGTCTTCACCTGGAAcctgcttctgctgctggcCTGCTTGACTCAGatctgccacctgctttaccggctGCACCAGGAGGGCATACGCAGTGAGGAGCTGACCTCCCTCTACCAGGCGGTGTACCTGCCGCTGGGTGTGCCCGTCCAGGTGTTCAAGGAGATCGCAGGCGCCTTTGAGAATAAGGTGGTGGAGCTGAAAGCAGGAGAGACGTACGCTGTGGAGGGCAAGACGCCCATCGACCAGCTCTCCTTTCTGCTGTCCGGGAg GATCAATGTATCTCTGGAGGGTCAGTTCCTGCATTACATCCATCGCCACCAGTTCCTCGACTCTCCAGAGTGGGAGTCTCTCAGACCAACAGAGGAGGGAAAGTTTCAG GTGACCATGACAGCAGAAGAAGACTCCCGCTACATCTTCTGGCGTCGCCGGCGCCTGTACTTGGTGATGTCAAAGCATCGCTACATCGCCCGTGTCTTCTCCGTCATGCTGGGCTACGACATCGCCGAGAAGCTCTACAACCTCAATGACAAGCTCTACATTAAGAGTGGTGTGCTGCTGGACATCCGCCTGCCCAGCCTCTACCACGTGCTGGCCCCCTCCTCACAGAGCAGCGacggcggcagcagcagtgatgtcaAGAACCAGCAGCAGGGCGACGACCCGGCGCCGACCTACCAGATGTCCAATCCAGCCGAGTTTCA CCCATCCTGCAGGGACCAAGATACACCAGCCTGGATGAACCCCAGGCGGCCCAGCACGACCGTTATCAGCACCCCTGGGCGTCAGACCCCGAGCTGCCCACTGGTGAGGACTTCCACCAGCCTGGTCCTGGAGGACTTTGCTGATGTGGCGGGCTCCTTAACGGATTATGGCAGTGAGAGGGATTATTTGAGGTAG
- the cox17 gene encoding cytochrome c oxidase copper chaperone has protein sequence MSTVSAACLEPAVVTEQKKPLKPCCACPETKKVRDACIIENGEESCTVLIEAHKDCMRALGFKI, from the exons atgtcgacagtgtcTGCTGCCTGCTTGGAACCTGCTGTGGTCACTGAGCAGAAGAAGCCTCTGAAGCCATGCTGTGCTTGTCCAGAGACAAAGAAAGTCAGGGATGCTTG cATCATTGAGAATGGAGAGGAAAGCTGCACAGTCCTGATCGAGGCACACAAAGATTGCATGAGGGCGCTGGGATTCAAGATCTAA
- the hcn5 gene encoding hyperpolarization activated cyclic nucleotide-gated potassium channel 5 isoform X2 gives MLKTSSHRRQETEICPVKEERRRTTVQVLIVCLLFVLCAQSSALERRTQQRQQREDGLRVRLIGGDRSLVMEKLKGPAAGCTTATCGWRALLLPQLNRQSLYVYGSEMAVEKECMRQLQSGVFVIHPFSLMRSYYIMCMMAITFLNLIGIPMEIAFLDGNSGLAWEGFNVFSDTLFLIDVALNFRMGIIAEDGEEAILDIKRIRVSYLRTWFIPDVIAAFPIGYILLFADLQYHNDDNPSKTNKMMRILMFVRILSLIRLARVSRLVRFFNEVEKVSNANLEVVRLFFRILSLFMMIFLLCHWNGCIQYFVPMLEEFPTDCWVRKENLMNATVSVKYSWGVFRALSQMIALSYGSMDAPTNYVEMWIVMVSMVSGCLMYTVLVANATTMIANIDPAAKEYKSKMSRLEHYMAFMKLPPELQLRISNYYQARYGGKWFQEKDVMHTVSSALKEQILMVMCSRLLRKVPMFQTRDENFINAVLVKLEYDVFLEGDAIVRQNVPGDRMFFIDHGQVLMETDSYDRELCDGDFFGEACVLTKGKHLATVKALTDCQCFSLSCDDFHEVLQGFPDVKKDLEKIVQLNSDGELV, from the exons ATGCTAAAGACCTCTTCCCACAGAAGACAAGAAACag AAATCTGCCCTGTGAAGGAGGAGAGGCGTAGGACGACAGTACAAGTCCTGATCGTCTGCCTTCTCTTCGTCCTGTGTGCACAAAGCAGCGCCTTGGAAAGACGAACT cagcagcggcagcagagGGAGGATGGCCTGCGCGTTCGGCTGATCGGAGGGGACCGAAGTCTGGTCATGGAGAAACTAAAAGGTCCCGCCGCGGGATGCACCACCGCCACCTGTGGATGGAGAGCCCTGCTTCTCCCGCAGCTGAATCGGCAGTCCCTGTACGTGTACGGCAGCGAGATGGCCGTGGAGAAGGAGTGCATGCGGCAGCTGCAGAGCGGAGTCTTTGTTATCCATCCGTTCAGCCTCATGAg GAGTTACTACATCATGTGCATGATGGCCATCACGTTCCTGAACCTGATTGGGATTCCCATGGAGATAGCCTTTCTGGACGGAAACAGCGGTCTGGCATGGGAAggatttaatgtgttttcagaCACGTTGTTCCTGATAGATGTGGCTCTGAATTTCCGCATGGGCATCATAGCAGAGGACGGGGAG GAAGCTATTCTGGATATTAAGCGGATCCGAGTCAGTTACCTGAGGACATGGTTCATACCGGACGTTATAGCTGCTTTCCCAATCGGCTACATACTGCTGTTCGCG GACTTACAATACCACAACGACGACAACCCCTCCAAGACCAACAAGATGATGAGGATCCTGATGTTCGTGCGGATCCTCAGCTTGATCCGGCTGGCTCGAGTGTCCCGACTGGTCAGGTTCTTCAACGAGGTGGAGAAA GTGTCTAATGCAAACCTGGAGGTGGTCCGCCTCTTCTTCCGCATCTTGTCTTTGTTCATGATGATTTTCCTGCTGTGTCACTGGAACGGCTGCATCCAGTACTTTGTCCCCATGCTGGAGGAGTTTCCCACCGACTGCTGGGTCCGCAAAGAAAACCTGATG AATGCAACAGTGAGCGTGAAATACTCCTGGGGAGTTTTCCGGGCCCTCTCCCAGATGATCGCCCTCTCGTATGGCTCCATGGACGCACCGACAA ATTATGTGGAAATGTGGATCGTGATGGTCAGCATGGTGTCGGGTTGTCTGATGTACACCGTCCTCGTGGCCAACGCTACAACCATGATCGCCAACATCGACCCGGCGGCCAAAGAGTACAAGAGCAAG ATGAGCCGGTTGGAGCACTACATGGCCTTCATGAAGCTCCCGCCAGAGCTGCAGCTTCGCATCAGCAACTACTACCAGGCTCGCTACGGAGGGAAGTGGTTTCAAGAGAAGGACGTCATGCACACGGTGTCCTCTGCGCTCAAAGAG caaATCCTGATGGTGATGTGCAGCCGGCTACTAAGAAAGGTGCCAATGTTTCAGACCAGAGATGAAAACTTCATAAACGCCGTGCTCGTCAAACTGGAGTACGATGTTTTCCtggagggagatgccatcgtcCGACAGAACGTCCCGGGGGACCGCATGTTCTTCATCGACCACGGCCAGGTCCTAATGGAGACCGACTCCTACGACAGGGAACTGTGTGACGGAGACTTCTTTGGAG AGGCATGCGTGCTAACCAAAGGCAAACATCTGGCCACAGTGAAGGCGCTGACCGACTGCCAGtgcttctctctgtcctgtgacGACTTTCATGAGGTGCTTCAGGGCTTCCCAGATGTCAAGAAGGACTTGGAAAAAATAGTTCAGCTCAACTCTGATGGTGAACTTGTGTAA
- the hcn5 gene encoding hyperpolarization activated cyclic nucleotide-gated potassium channel 5 isoform X1 — MLKTSSHRRQETEICPVKEERRRTTVQVLIVCLLFVLCAQSSALERRTQQQRQQREDGLRVRLIGGDRSLVMEKLKGPAAGCTTATCGWRALLLPQLNRQSLYVYGSEMAVEKECMRQLQSGVFVIHPFSLMRSYYIMCMMAITFLNLIGIPMEIAFLDGNSGLAWEGFNVFSDTLFLIDVALNFRMGIIAEDGEEAILDIKRIRVSYLRTWFIPDVIAAFPIGYILLFADLQYHNDDNPSKTNKMMRILMFVRILSLIRLARVSRLVRFFNEVEKVSNANLEVVRLFFRILSLFMMIFLLCHWNGCIQYFVPMLEEFPTDCWVRKENLMNATVSVKYSWGVFRALSQMIALSYGSMDAPTNYVEMWIVMVSMVSGCLMYTVLVANATTMIANIDPAAKEYKSKMSRLEHYMAFMKLPPELQLRISNYYQARYGGKWFQEKDVMHTVSSALKEQILMVMCSRLLRKVPMFQTRDENFINAVLVKLEYDVFLEGDAIVRQNVPGDRMFFIDHGQVLMETDSYDRELCDGDFFGEACVLTKGKHLATVKALTDCQCFSLSCDDFHEVLQGFPDVKKDLEKIVQLNSDGELV; from the exons ATGCTAAAGACCTCTTCCCACAGAAGACAAGAAACag AAATCTGCCCTGTGAAGGAGGAGAGGCGTAGGACGACAGTACAAGTCCTGATCGTCTGCCTTCTCTTCGTCCTGTGTGCACAAAGCAGCGCCTTGGAAAGACGAACT cagcagcagcggcagcagagGGAGGATGGCCTGCGCGTTCGGCTGATCGGAGGGGACCGAAGTCTGGTCATGGAGAAACTAAAAGGTCCCGCCGCGGGATGCACCACCGCCACCTGTGGATGGAGAGCCCTGCTTCTCCCGCAGCTGAATCGGCAGTCCCTGTACGTGTACGGCAGCGAGATGGCCGTGGAGAAGGAGTGCATGCGGCAGCTGCAGAGCGGAGTCTTTGTTATCCATCCGTTCAGCCTCATGAg GAGTTACTACATCATGTGCATGATGGCCATCACGTTCCTGAACCTGATTGGGATTCCCATGGAGATAGCCTTTCTGGACGGAAACAGCGGTCTGGCATGGGAAggatttaatgtgttttcagaCACGTTGTTCCTGATAGATGTGGCTCTGAATTTCCGCATGGGCATCATAGCAGAGGACGGGGAG GAAGCTATTCTGGATATTAAGCGGATCCGAGTCAGTTACCTGAGGACATGGTTCATACCGGACGTTATAGCTGCTTTCCCAATCGGCTACATACTGCTGTTCGCG GACTTACAATACCACAACGACGACAACCCCTCCAAGACCAACAAGATGATGAGGATCCTGATGTTCGTGCGGATCCTCAGCTTGATCCGGCTGGCTCGAGTGTCCCGACTGGTCAGGTTCTTCAACGAGGTGGAGAAA GTGTCTAATGCAAACCTGGAGGTGGTCCGCCTCTTCTTCCGCATCTTGTCTTTGTTCATGATGATTTTCCTGCTGTGTCACTGGAACGGCTGCATCCAGTACTTTGTCCCCATGCTGGAGGAGTTTCCCACCGACTGCTGGGTCCGCAAAGAAAACCTGATG AATGCAACAGTGAGCGTGAAATACTCCTGGGGAGTTTTCCGGGCCCTCTCCCAGATGATCGCCCTCTCGTATGGCTCCATGGACGCACCGACAA ATTATGTGGAAATGTGGATCGTGATGGTCAGCATGGTGTCGGGTTGTCTGATGTACACCGTCCTCGTGGCCAACGCTACAACCATGATCGCCAACATCGACCCGGCGGCCAAAGAGTACAAGAGCAAG ATGAGCCGGTTGGAGCACTACATGGCCTTCATGAAGCTCCCGCCAGAGCTGCAGCTTCGCATCAGCAACTACTACCAGGCTCGCTACGGAGGGAAGTGGTTTCAAGAGAAGGACGTCATGCACACGGTGTCCTCTGCGCTCAAAGAG caaATCCTGATGGTGATGTGCAGCCGGCTACTAAGAAAGGTGCCAATGTTTCAGACCAGAGATGAAAACTTCATAAACGCCGTGCTCGTCAAACTGGAGTACGATGTTTTCCtggagggagatgccatcgtcCGACAGAACGTCCCGGGGGACCGCATGTTCTTCATCGACCACGGCCAGGTCCTAATGGAGACCGACTCCTACGACAGGGAACTGTGTGACGGAGACTTCTTTGGAG AGGCATGCGTGCTAACCAAAGGCAAACATCTGGCCACAGTGAAGGCGCTGACCGACTGCCAGtgcttctctctgtcctgtgacGACTTTCATGAGGTGCTTCAGGGCTTCCCAGATGTCAAGAAGGACTTGGAAAAAATAGTTCAGCTCAACTCTGATGGTGAACTTGTGTAA
- the hcn5 gene encoding hyperpolarization activated cyclic nucleotide-gated potassium channel 5 isoform X3, whose product MEKLKGPAAGCTTATCGWRALLLPQLNRQSLYVYGSEMAVEKECMRQLQSGVFVIHPFSLMRSYYIMCMMAITFLNLIGIPMEIAFLDGNSGLAWEGFNVFSDTLFLIDVALNFRMGIIAEDGEEAILDIKRIRVSYLRTWFIPDVIAAFPIGYILLFADLQYHNDDNPSKTNKMMRILMFVRILSLIRLARVSRLVRFFNEVEKVSNANLEVVRLFFRILSLFMMIFLLCHWNGCIQYFVPMLEEFPTDCWVRKENLMNATVSVKYSWGVFRALSQMIALSYGSMDAPTNYVEMWIVMVSMVSGCLMYTVLVANATTMIANIDPAAKEYKSKMSRLEHYMAFMKLPPELQLRISNYYQARYGGKWFQEKDVMHTVSSALKEQILMVMCSRLLRKVPMFQTRDENFINAVLVKLEYDVFLEGDAIVRQNVPGDRMFFIDHGQVLMETDSYDRELCDGDFFGEACVLTKGKHLATVKALTDCQCFSLSCDDFHEVLQGFPDVKKDLEKIVQLNSDGELV is encoded by the exons ATGGAGAAACTAAAAGGTCCCGCCGCGGGATGCACCACCGCCACCTGTGGATGGAGAGCCCTGCTTCTCCCGCAGCTGAATCGGCAGTCCCTGTACGTGTACGGCAGCGAGATGGCCGTGGAGAAGGAGTGCATGCGGCAGCTGCAGAGCGGAGTCTTTGTTATCCATCCGTTCAGCCTCATGAg GAGTTACTACATCATGTGCATGATGGCCATCACGTTCCTGAACCTGATTGGGATTCCCATGGAGATAGCCTTTCTGGACGGAAACAGCGGTCTGGCATGGGAAggatttaatgtgttttcagaCACGTTGTTCCTGATAGATGTGGCTCTGAATTTCCGCATGGGCATCATAGCAGAGGACGGGGAG GAAGCTATTCTGGATATTAAGCGGATCCGAGTCAGTTACCTGAGGACATGGTTCATACCGGACGTTATAGCTGCTTTCCCAATCGGCTACATACTGCTGTTCGCG GACTTACAATACCACAACGACGACAACCCCTCCAAGACCAACAAGATGATGAGGATCCTGATGTTCGTGCGGATCCTCAGCTTGATCCGGCTGGCTCGAGTGTCCCGACTGGTCAGGTTCTTCAACGAGGTGGAGAAA GTGTCTAATGCAAACCTGGAGGTGGTCCGCCTCTTCTTCCGCATCTTGTCTTTGTTCATGATGATTTTCCTGCTGTGTCACTGGAACGGCTGCATCCAGTACTTTGTCCCCATGCTGGAGGAGTTTCCCACCGACTGCTGGGTCCGCAAAGAAAACCTGATG AATGCAACAGTGAGCGTGAAATACTCCTGGGGAGTTTTCCGGGCCCTCTCCCAGATGATCGCCCTCTCGTATGGCTCCATGGACGCACCGACAA ATTATGTGGAAATGTGGATCGTGATGGTCAGCATGGTGTCGGGTTGTCTGATGTACACCGTCCTCGTGGCCAACGCTACAACCATGATCGCCAACATCGACCCGGCGGCCAAAGAGTACAAGAGCAAG ATGAGCCGGTTGGAGCACTACATGGCCTTCATGAAGCTCCCGCCAGAGCTGCAGCTTCGCATCAGCAACTACTACCAGGCTCGCTACGGAGGGAAGTGGTTTCAAGAGAAGGACGTCATGCACACGGTGTCCTCTGCGCTCAAAGAG caaATCCTGATGGTGATGTGCAGCCGGCTACTAAGAAAGGTGCCAATGTTTCAGACCAGAGATGAAAACTTCATAAACGCCGTGCTCGTCAAACTGGAGTACGATGTTTTCCtggagggagatgccatcgtcCGACAGAACGTCCCGGGGGACCGCATGTTCTTCATCGACCACGGCCAGGTCCTAATGGAGACCGACTCCTACGACAGGGAACTGTGTGACGGAGACTTCTTTGGAG AGGCATGCGTGCTAACCAAAGGCAAACATCTGGCCACAGTGAAGGCGCTGACCGACTGCCAGtgcttctctctgtcctgtgacGACTTTCATGAGGTGCTTCAGGGCTTCCCAGATGTCAAGAAGGACTTGGAAAAAATAGTTCAGCTCAACTCTGATGGTGAACTTGTGTAA